Proteins encoded within one genomic window of Cellulomonas flavigena DSM 20109:
- a CDS encoding CE1759 family FMN reductase codes for MPSRSLVVVSGGLSQPSSTRMLADRLAEATVADLAARGIDTVVEVVELRGLAHDVVDMTLTGYARPDLAAAQSALAGADGVVAVTPVFAASYAGLFKSFVDVLDPEALRDTPVLLGATGGTARHSLALEHAVRPLFAYLHADVVPTSVFAATDDWADAGTDDVKPLPARIARAAAELARRVAAREPVQRGGLYDGVPSFEDLLGG; via the coding sequence GTGCCGTCCCGTTCCCTCGTCGTCGTCTCCGGCGGGCTGTCGCAGCCGTCGTCGACGCGCATGCTGGCCGACCGCCTCGCCGAGGCGACCGTCGCCGACCTCGCCGCACGCGGTATCGACACCGTCGTGGAGGTCGTCGAGCTGCGCGGCCTCGCGCACGACGTCGTCGACATGACACTCACCGGCTATGCACGCCCCGACCTCGCGGCCGCGCAGAGCGCGCTCGCCGGCGCGGACGGCGTCGTCGCCGTCACTCCCGTGTTCGCCGCGTCGTACGCGGGGCTGTTCAAGTCGTTCGTCGACGTCCTCGACCCCGAGGCCCTGCGCGACACCCCGGTGCTGCTCGGCGCGACGGGCGGCACGGCGCGTCACTCGCTCGCCCTCGAGCACGCCGTGCGACCGCTGTTCGCGTACCTGCACGCCGACGTCGTCCCGACGTCCGTGTTCGCCGCGACCGACGACTGGGCCGACGCCGGCACGGACGACGTCAAGCCGCTGCCCGCCCGCATCGCGCGGGCCGCCGCCGAGCTCGCCCGGCGGGTCGCCGCACGTGAACCCGTGCAGCGCGGCGGCCTGTACGACGGCGTGCCGTCGTTCGAGGACCTGCTCGGCGGCTGA
- a CDS encoding adhesin has translation MLTLTENARTAVETLTSRAGLPEEGGLRIAEQDSGGFELALVAAPDPGDDTVTAGDAHVYVDPRASATLSDLELDVAPAEGGSQFMLARR, from the coding sequence GTGCTCACCCTGACCGAGAACGCCCGTACCGCCGTCGAGACCCTCACGAGCCGTGCCGGACTGCCCGAGGAGGGCGGCCTGCGCATCGCCGAGCAGGACTCGGGGGGCTTCGAGCTCGCGCTCGTCGCCGCCCCGGACCCGGGTGACGACACCGTCACCGCCGGTGACGCGCACGTCTACGTCGACCCGCGGGCGTCCGCGACGCTGAGCGACCTCGAGCTGGACGTCGCACCCGCCGAGGGCGGCTCGCAGTTCATGCTGGCGCGCCGCTGA
- a CDS encoding TasA family protein, translating into MMDELLEEMIDPAPSRQDVARRRRGLATGAILVLAAVGVTSLTTSALFTDQDTLTGTLSTGSIVLDADGATFTMPVGGLAPGGSVVAPMQVTNAGSLALRYAVSLSAAAAPAPDPAVPAGEGDLTDQLRVRVYDVATCSLGTTGGPDHLGDTADIGPSEFGLPASPWAIVGDPATGQDGEDRELDAATGSETLCVRVDMALAADDTYQNTAAELTFQIDSEQTVNNP; encoded by the coding sequence ATGATGGACGAGCTGCTCGAGGAGATGATCGACCCCGCCCCGTCCCGTCAGGACGTGGCGCGGCGGCGGCGCGGCCTGGCCACGGGGGCGATCCTCGTGCTGGCCGCGGTGGGGGTGACGTCGCTGACGACGTCCGCGCTGTTCACCGACCAGGACACGCTCACCGGCACCCTCAGCACGGGCAGCATCGTGCTCGACGCCGACGGCGCGACGTTCACCATGCCCGTCGGCGGGCTGGCGCCGGGCGGCAGCGTCGTCGCGCCGATGCAGGTGACGAACGCCGGGTCGCTCGCGCTGCGGTACGCCGTGAGCCTCTCGGCGGCGGCCGCGCCGGCCCCGGACCCCGCGGTCCCCGCCGGCGAGGGGGACCTCACCGACCAGCTGCGCGTCCGGGTGTACGACGTCGCGACGTGCTCGCTCGGCACCACCGGCGGGCCGGACCACCTGGGCGACACGGCCGACATCGGGCCGAGCGAGTTCGGCCTGCCGGCCAGCCCGTGGGCGATCGTGGGCGACCCCGCGACCGGCCAGGACGGCGAGGACCGCGAGCTGGACGCGGCGACGGGCTCCGAGACCCTGTGCGTGCGGGTCGACATGGCGCTGGCCGCCGACGACACCTACCAGAACACGGCCGCCGAGCTGACGTTCCAGATCGACTCCGAGCAGACGGTCAACAACCCCTGA
- a CDS encoding signal peptidase I, producing the protein MTTAHPAPQPFVDRRAPRPAARPRAPWWRRATSVVLWAVVVVGVGAYLTSLAVPLWFQAQGERLLIVTSGSMAPRFVAGDVVVLRAVRDASELKPDLVVTFQPVGGTSLVTHRIVSLHSLPAMRVADDDTGRMEPVLDEDGTPVMQPYIRTQGDANAFPDPDATPVERVRGVLLRVHHGWGRVLTWATSAQGRAVMLVPPLLALATLEVLSVLEGRRRPRPARHPEDDRRVDAFVRV; encoded by the coding sequence GTGACCACGGCGCACCCGGCCCCGCAGCCGTTCGTCGACCGCCGCGCCCCCCGGCCGGCGGCGCGACCTCGTGCACCCTGGTGGCGGCGCGCGACGAGCGTCGTGCTGTGGGCCGTCGTCGTCGTCGGCGTCGGCGCGTACCTGACGTCGCTCGCCGTGCCGCTGTGGTTCCAGGCGCAGGGCGAGCGACTGCTCATCGTGACGTCGGGGTCGATGGCGCCGCGGTTCGTCGCCGGGGACGTCGTCGTGCTGCGGGCGGTGAGGGACGCGTCGGAGCTCAAGCCGGACCTGGTCGTGACGTTCCAGCCCGTCGGCGGAACGTCCCTGGTGACGCACCGCATCGTCTCGCTGCACAGCCTGCCGGCGATGCGGGTCGCGGACGACGACACCGGCCGCATGGAGCCCGTCCTGGACGAGGACGGCACCCCGGTGATGCAGCCGTACATCCGCACGCAGGGTGACGCGAACGCCTTCCCGGACCCCGACGCGACCCCGGTGGAGCGCGTGCGGGGGGTGCTGCTGCGGGTGCACCACGGCTGGGGGCGGGTCCTGACGTGGGCGACGTCGGCGCAAGGGCGGGCGGTCATGCTCGTGCCGCCGCTGCTGGCGCTCGCGACGCTCGAGGTGCTCTCGGTGCTCGAGGGGCGGCGGCGGCCGCGTCCCGCGCGGCACCCCGAGGACGACAGGAGGGTCGATGCCTTCGTCCGCGTCTGA
- a CDS encoding LLM class flavin-dependent oxidoreductase, with amino-acid sequence MQFGIFSVGDVTTDPTTGRTPDDTERVRAMLTIAEHADAAGLDVFATGEHHNPPFVPSSPTTMLGYLAGRTRNIVLSTATTLITTNDPVRLAEEYAMLQVIADGRMDLMMGRGNTGPVYPWFGKDIRQGIGLAIENYALLRRLWEEDVVDWSGKFRTPLQGFTSTPRPLDGVAPFVWHGSIRSPEIAEQAAYYGDGFLHNAIFWPMEHTAQMVNFYRQRYEHHGHGRADQAIVGLGGQVFMRKNSQDAWHEFRPYFDNAPVYGHGPSMEDFTRETPLTVGSPQQVIDRYGAFWEQVGHYQRQLFLIDHAGLPLKTVLEQIDMLAEDVVPVLRREAESRRPADVPANPPSHAERVAAARAAGKAPATGRAPEGDRWTGRTAEDDTALTA; translated from the coding sequence ATGCAGTTCGGGATCTTCTCCGTCGGCGACGTGACCACGGACCCCACGACCGGTCGGACCCCGGACGACACCGAGCGCGTGCGCGCGATGCTCACCATCGCCGAGCACGCCGACGCCGCCGGGCTCGACGTCTTCGCCACCGGCGAGCACCACAACCCGCCTTTCGTGCCGTCGTCCCCCACGACGATGCTCGGCTACCTCGCGGGCCGTACCAGGAACATCGTGCTGTCGACCGCGACCACGCTCATCACCACCAACGACCCCGTCCGCCTGGCCGAGGAGTACGCGATGCTCCAGGTCATCGCCGACGGGCGCATGGACCTCATGATGGGCCGCGGCAACACCGGCCCCGTCTACCCGTGGTTCGGCAAGGACATCCGCCAGGGCATCGGCCTGGCGATCGAGAACTACGCCCTCCTGCGCCGGCTGTGGGAGGAGGACGTCGTCGACTGGTCGGGCAAGTTCCGCACCCCGCTGCAGGGCTTCACGTCCACGCCGCGCCCGCTCGACGGCGTCGCGCCGTTCGTCTGGCACGGGTCGATCCGCTCCCCCGAGATCGCCGAGCAGGCCGCCTACTACGGCGACGGGTTCCTGCACAACGCGATCTTCTGGCCCATGGAGCACACCGCGCAGATGGTGAACTTCTACCGGCAGCGGTACGAGCACCACGGCCACGGCCGCGCGGACCAGGCGATCGTCGGGCTGGGCGGGCAGGTGTTCATGCGGAAGAACAGCCAGGACGCCTGGCACGAGTTCCGGCCGTACTTCGACAACGCACCGGTCTACGGGCACGGGCCGTCGATGGAGGACTTCACGCGCGAGACCCCGCTGACGGTCGGTTCGCCGCAGCAGGTGATCGACCGCTACGGCGCGTTCTGGGAGCAGGTGGGCCACTACCAGCGCCAGCTGTTCCTCATCGACCACGCCGGCCTGCCCCTCAAGACGGTCCTCGAGCAGATCGACATGCTCGCCGAGGACGTCGTGCCCGTCCTGCGCCGCGAGGCCGAGTCCCGCCGCCCCGCCGACGTGCCGGCGAACCCGCCCTCGCACGCCGAGCGCGTCGCCGCGGCCCGCGCCGCGGGCAAGGCCCCCGCCACCGGCCGCGCCCCGGAGGGCGACCGCTGGACGGGCCGCACCGCCGAGGACGACACCGCCCTCACCGCCTGA
- a CDS encoding putative bifunctional diguanylate cyclase/phosphodiesterase produces MVLVGVALVLVTSAQMRGQAVRDGTAAASRMAAFAARAVPTASFVTGVLSADERDAAAAAVAGFGDELVELRLWSTDGRLMYSSDGATTGLPAADRLGRVMASGQPDAVVQPDVRAGGAAADERTVIDVYVPVRVSDTADPGDLADGAPDEAAGAVEVMLDHTGTQQTLRTTTRTVTLVVVGSLVVLWLLLFQIVHSTSRRLRSTALENARLALLDSLTGLPNRRLLSDQMQRAIDRAADDPEARVGLILLDIDRFKDINDTLGHDHGDELLQQVAERLRHALRDDDVVARLGGDEFAILLPDVRTVANAERLAMRVRGLFTRPFELSDIALHVETSIGVACLPDHAADASALMRTADIAMYAAKHHRTGVSVYSPTADDSSPARLVLLGELHQALESRGDPGAEPQLELHYQPKIELATQRTVGLEALIRWRHPARGLLPPGAFVPLAEQSGLIHRVTHFALEESVRQLAAWRAQGEAVPVAVNLSAHDVASPAVVDMIELLLAEHEVEASLLEVEITETALVADRTRVVPVLERLSALGVRVAIDDFGTGTTSISQMRDLPVAELKIDRLFVADLGEGGRAGSEVVVQAMVDLAHSFGLRVVAEGVEDEATARTLEELGVDRAQGYLWARPAPASALHPPGGHSLHPIG; encoded by the coding sequence ATGGTCCTGGTCGGGGTCGCGCTGGTCCTGGTGACGTCGGCGCAGATGCGTGGTCAGGCGGTGCGCGACGGGACCGCCGCGGCGTCGCGCATGGCGGCGTTCGCCGCGCGCGCCGTGCCCACCGCGTCGTTCGTGACCGGCGTGCTCTCCGCCGACGAGCGCGACGCGGCGGCCGCCGCGGTCGCGGGCTTCGGTGACGAGCTCGTCGAGCTGCGGCTGTGGAGCACCGACGGTCGGCTCATGTACTCGTCCGACGGCGCGACCACCGGCCTGCCGGCCGCTGACCGCCTGGGGCGGGTCATGGCGTCCGGCCAGCCCGACGCGGTCGTCCAGCCGGACGTGCGGGCGGGGGGCGCAGCAGCCGACGAGCGCACCGTCATCGACGTCTACGTGCCGGTGCGCGTGTCCGACACCGCGGACCCCGGCGACCTCGCCGACGGCGCACCCGACGAGGCGGCCGGTGCCGTCGAGGTCATGCTCGACCACACAGGCACCCAGCAGACCCTGCGGACCACGACGCGCACGGTGACGCTCGTGGTCGTCGGCAGCCTGGTCGTGCTCTGGCTGCTGCTGTTCCAGATCGTGCACTCGACGTCGCGGCGGTTGCGCTCGACCGCTCTGGAGAACGCGCGCCTCGCACTGCTCGACTCGCTCACCGGGCTGCCGAACCGCCGCCTGCTCTCCGACCAGATGCAGCGCGCGATCGACCGCGCCGCCGACGACCCCGAGGCTCGGGTCGGGCTGATCCTGCTCGACATCGACCGGTTCAAGGACATCAACGACACCCTCGGCCACGACCACGGCGACGAGCTGCTGCAGCAGGTCGCCGAGCGGCTGCGGCACGCGCTGCGCGACGACGACGTGGTCGCACGCCTCGGCGGCGACGAGTTCGCGATCCTGCTGCCGGACGTGCGCACGGTCGCCAACGCCGAGCGTCTCGCGATGCGCGTGCGCGGCCTTTTCACGCGTCCGTTCGAGCTGAGCGACATCGCGCTGCACGTCGAGACGTCGATCGGCGTCGCGTGCCTGCCGGACCACGCGGCGGACGCGTCGGCGCTGATGCGCACCGCCGACATCGCCATGTACGCGGCCAAGCACCACCGGACGGGCGTCAGCGTGTACTCCCCCACCGCGGACGACTCCTCGCCCGCACGTCTGGTGCTGCTGGGCGAGCTGCACCAGGCGCTGGAGTCGCGGGGCGACCCCGGCGCCGAGCCGCAGCTCGAGCTGCACTACCAGCCGAAGATCGAGCTCGCGACGCAGCGCACGGTCGGGCTGGAGGCGCTGATCCGCTGGCGGCACCCCGCGCGGGGACTGCTGCCACCGGGGGCGTTCGTGCCGTTGGCCGAGCAGTCGGGTCTCATCCACCGCGTCACGCACTTCGCGCTCGAGGAGTCGGTGCGTCAGCTCGCGGCCTGGCGCGCGCAGGGCGAGGCGGTGCCGGTCGCGGTGAACCTGTCCGCCCACGACGTCGCGAGCCCCGCGGTGGTCGACATGATCGAGCTGCTGCTGGCGGAGCACGAGGTCGAGGCCTCGCTGCTGGAGGTGGAGATCACCGAGACCGCGCTGGTCGCGGACCGCACGCGCGTGGTGCCCGTGCTCGAGCGGCTCAGCGCGCTCGGGGTGCGCGTGGCGATCGACGACTTCGGCACGGGGACCACGTCGATCTCGCAGATGCGCGACCTGCCGGTGGCCGAGCTGAAGATCGACCGGCTCTTCGTCGCCGACCTCGGTGAGGGTGGGCGCGCGGGCTCGGAGGTGGTGGTGCAGGCCATGGTCGACCTGGCCCACTCGTTCGGGCTGCGCGTGGTCGCCGAGGGGGTGGAGGACGAGGCGACGGCGCGCACGCTGGAGGAGCTGGGCGTGGACCGCGCGCAGGGCTACCTGTGGGCGCGTCCGGCGCCGGCGAGCGCGCTGCACCCACCCGGAGGGCACTCACTTCACCCGATCGGGTGA